One region of Streptomyces sp. CG4 genomic DNA includes:
- the dmpI gene encoding 4-oxalocrotonate tautomerase DmpI produces the protein MPIVTIQQGPRDVELKRELVKRVTDAFVDAYRIPAETVQVWIHEVPADSWGAAGRLTADK, from the coding sequence ATGCCGATCGTCACCATCCAGCAGGGCCCGCGCGATGTCGAGCTCAAGCGAGAGCTGGTCAAGCGGGTCACCGACGCGTTCGTCGACGCGTACCGGATCCCGGCGGAGACCGTACAGGTGTGGATCCACGAGGTCCCCGCGGACAGCTGGGGCGCGGCCGGGAGGCTCACGGCCGACAAGTAG
- a CDS encoding LysR family transcriptional regulator has translation MELRQLSYFVAVAEELHFGRAAERLHIVQSAVSQQIQRLERELGAELFDRSPRRVRLTGAGERLLPEARAVLAAAERARAAVAAPAGLRLGTSTGLGAHLDRVLAAFAERAPQVPVELVSLPAGERLARVAAGRLDAAFVRSAEPPAGVRVVPLWSDPLVAALPAAHRLAGRDEIDLADLAGLPLALAPRRVNPALVDLVVGACHAAGFEPVPGPAGGTLHDTLATIGARPLWTVVFAAHARVLATPRVAYVPFRAPGLALPTGLAVPVADPSPHLEKLLLACSDHEI, from the coding sequence ATGGAACTCCGCCAGCTCAGCTATTTCGTCGCCGTCGCCGAGGAGTTGCACTTCGGGCGGGCGGCCGAGCGGCTGCACATCGTGCAGTCGGCGGTGAGCCAGCAGATACAGCGGCTGGAGCGGGAGCTGGGTGCCGAGCTGTTCGACCGCTCGCCGCGCCGGGTGCGGCTGACCGGGGCGGGGGAGCGGCTGCTGCCCGAGGCGCGGGCGGTGCTCGCGGCGGCGGAGCGGGCGCGGGCCGCGGTGGCGGCGCCCGCCGGGCTGCGCCTCGGCACCAGCACCGGGCTCGGCGCGCATCTGGACCGGGTGCTGGCCGCGTTCGCCGAGCGGGCGCCCCAGGTGCCGGTGGAACTGGTCTCGCTGCCGGCCGGCGAACGGCTGGCCCGGGTCGCGGCGGGCCGGCTCGATGCCGCGTTCGTCCGTTCGGCCGAACCCCCGGCCGGAGTACGGGTGGTGCCCCTGTGGTCCGATCCGCTGGTCGCCGCCCTGCCGGCCGCGCACCGGCTCGCCGGGCGGGACGAGATCGACCTCGCCGACCTCGCCGGGCTGCCCCTCGCCCTCGCCCCGCGCCGCGTCAACCCCGCCCTGGTCGACCTGGTCGTCGGCGCCTGTCACGCGGCCGGGTTCGAGCCGGTGCCCGGTCCGGCGGGCGGCACCCTGCACGACACCCTCGCCACGATCGGCGCCCGGCCGCTGTGGACGGTCGTCTTCGCCGCCCACGCGCGCGTGCTGGCCACGCCCCGGGTGGCGTACGTCCCCTTCCGCGCGCCCGGACTGGCCCTGCCCACCGGTCTCGCGGTGCCCGTCGCCGACCCCTCCCCGCATCTGGAGAAACTGCTCCTGGCCTGCAGTGATCACGAAATCTGA